Proteins from a genomic interval of Chanodichthys erythropterus isolate Z2021 chromosome 8, ASM2448905v1, whole genome shotgun sequence:
- the cry1a gene encoding cryptochrome circadian regulator 1a yields MVVNTVHWFRKGLRLHDNPSLRDSIQGAHNVRCVYILDPWFAGSSNVGISRWRFLLQCLEDLDASLRKLNSRLFVIRGQPTDVFPRLFKEWNITRLSYEYDSEPFGKERDAAIKKLANEAGVEVIVRISHTLYDLDKIIELNGGQSPLTYKRFQTLISRMEAVEIPAETITAEVMGSCTTPISDDHDEKFGVPSLEELGFDTEGLSSAVWPGGETEALTRLERHLERKAWVANFERPRMNANSLLASPTGLSPYLRFGCLSCRLFYFKLTDLYRKVKKNSSPPLSLYGQLLWREFFYTAATNNPRFDKMEGNPICVQIPWDKNPEALAKWAEGRTGFPWIDAIMTQLRQEGWIHHLARHAVACFLTRGDLWISWEEGMKVFEELLLDADWSVNAGSWMWLSCSSFFQQFFHCYCPVGFGRRTDPNGDYIRRYLPVLRGFPAKYIYDPWSAPESVQKAAKCIIGVHYPKPMVHHAEASRLNIERMKQIYQQLSCYHGLGLLATVPSNANGNGENSTTFMGFQTGDVTKEITAPSGYQMPPTSQGEWHGRMIYSQGDHQTTSSMPLQGFAGNSSSIMCYRQDSQQIPGTAIQPGRGLHSSILQTSGKRHSEESGPATGSKVQRQSSS; encoded by the exons GTTTTTACTGCAGTGTTTGGAAGACTTGGACGCCAGCCTCCGCAAACTCAACTCACGACTCTTCGTTATCCGTGGCCAACCCACTGATGTCTTCCCCAGGCTGTTTAAG GAGTGGAACATCACTCGTCTGTCCTACGAGTACGACTCGGAGCCATTTGGAAAGGAGCGAGATGCCGCCATCAAGAAACTGGCCAATGAGGCAGGCGTGGAGGTGATTGTTCGCATCTCTCACACGCTCTACGATCTGGACAA gatcattgagCTAAATGGAGGCCAGTCTCCGCTCACGTACAAGCGCTTCCAGACCCTCATCAGCAGGATGGAGGCGGTGGAGATCCCGGCAGAGACCATCACAGCAGAAGTCATGGGGTCGTGCACCACGCCCATCTCTGATGACCATGATGAGAAGTTCGGGGTTCCCTCTTTGGAAGAGCTTG GCTTTGACACAGAGGGCCTGTCCTCAGCCGTGTGGCCTGGAGGAGAAACAGAGGCCCTCACTCGTCTAGAGAGGCACCTGGAGAGAAAG gCTTGGGTTGCCAACTTTGAGCGTCCAAGAATGAATGCCAATTCACTGTTGGCCAGTCCCACTGGCTTGAGTCCATATTTAAGATTCGGCTGCCTCTCCTGTCGACTCTTCTACTTCAAACTCACAGACCTCTACAGAAAG GTCAAAAAGAACAGCTCACCACCTCTGTCCCTCTATGGCCAATTACTGTGGCGTGAATTCTTTTACACAGCCGCCACCAACAACCCACGCTTCGACAAGATGGAAGGCAACCCCATTTGTGTGCAGATCCCGTGGGACAAAAACCCAGAGGCTTTGGCCAAGTGGGCTGAGGGCAGGACAGGTTTCCCCTGGATCGATGCCATCATGACCCAGCTGAGGCAAGAGGGCTGGATCCACCATCTGGCCCGACACGCAGTTGCCTGTTTCCTCACCCGCGGAGACCTGTGGATCAGCTGGGAGGAGGGCATGAAA GTCTTTGAGGAGCTGCTGCTGGATGCAGACTGGAGTGTGAATGCAGGAAGCTGGATGTGGCTGTCCTGCAGCTCCTTCTTCCAGCAGTTCTTCCACTGCTACTGTCCCGTGGGCTTCGGCCGTCGCACTGACCCCAACGGAGACTACATACG GCGATATTTGCCAGTGTTGAGGGGTTTCCCAGCCAAGTATATCTACGACCCCTGGAGTGCTCCTGAAAGCGTCCAGAAAGCAGCCAAATGTATAATTGGTGTACACTACCCCAAACCCATGGTGCATCACGCAGAGGCAAGCCGCCTTAACATAGAGCGTATGAAACAGATCTACCAGCAACTATCCTGCTACCATGGCCTGG GACTGCTGGCAACAGTGCCATCCAACGCTAATGGAAATGGTGAGAATTCCACTACATTTATGGGATTCCAAACAGGAGATGTGACCAAGGAAATCACTGCACCTTCAG GCTATCAGATGCCACCCACCTCTCAAGGTGAATGGCACGGCAGGATGATTTACTCACAAGGAGACCACCAAACAACCAGCAGCATGCCACTGCAAG GTTTTGCAGGCAACAGTAGTAGCATAATGTGTTACAGGCAAGACTCACAGCAGATACCTGGTACAGCTATACAGCCAG GACGAGGGCTGCACAGCAGCATCCTCCAGACATCTGGAAAACGACACAGCGAGGAGTCTGGTCCTGCCACGGGCTCAAAAGTTCAACGTCAGAGCAGCTCTTAA
- the tnnt2c gene encoding troponin T2c, cardiac isoform X2 encodes MCDTMQYVEEFEEDVNEEEEEEDEVEEEAEEEVEKEAEEEEETEEKEQEGDEEKEAEDIKPKLKMYVPNIMAPKLPDGEKLDFDDLHRKRRRRADRAEQQRIRAERERERQARIAEERARREEETAKLRAEEDARKKKILSNKGYGGYLQKVDQKKGKKLTEREKKTKCLMERRKPLNIDHLNQEKLGEKALDLWKWLSQLHAEKFDLAEKLKRQKYDIKVLRNRVNDHQRGAKVTKTTRKTRK; translated from the exons ATGTGTGACACCATGcagtatgtggaggagtttgagGAGGATGTGaacgaagaagaagaagaagaggatgaGGTTGAAGAAGAGGCTGAGGAGGAGGTTGAAAAAGAGGCTGAGGAGGAAGAAGAAACCGAGGAGAAAGAACAAGAGGGAGATGAAGAAAAAGAGGCAGAAGACATAAAACCCAAGCTCAAGATgtatgttcccaacattatggcACCAAAGCTGCCTGATGGAGAGAAGCTGGACTTTGATGACCTCCACCGGAAGCGT CGGCGTCGAGCCGATCGTGCCGAGCAGCAGCGCATCAGAGCCGAGCGTGAGCGTGAGAGACAGGCACGCATTGCCGAGGAAAGGGCACGACGCGAGGAGGAGACCGCCAAATTACGAGCTGAGGAGGATGCCAGGAAAAAGAAGATCCTTTCAAACAAGGGCTACGGTGGCTACCTGCAAAAGGTGGATCAAAAGAAAGGCAAGAAGTTGACAGAGCGTGAAAAGAAGACCAAATGTCTGATGGAACGTCGCAAGCCCCTCAACATTGATCACCTCAACCAGGAAAAGCTGGGAGAGAAAGCCCTTGACCTTTGGAAGTGGCTCAGCCAACTCCACGCTGAGAAGTTTGACCTGGCTGAGAAACTAAAGAGGCAGAAGTACGACATCAAAGTTCTGCGTAACCGCGTCAATGACCATCAAAGGGGAGCTAAGGTGACCAAGACCACCAGGAAGACCAGGAAATAA
- the tnnt2c gene encoding troponin T2c, cardiac isoform X1 → MCDTMQYVEEFEEDVNEEEEEEDEVEEEAEEEVEKEAEEEEETEEKEQEGDEEKEAEDIKPKLKMYVPNIMAPKLPDGEKLDFDDLHRKRVEKDFNELQSLIELHFSTRQKEEDDLIALKNRIERRRADRAEQQRIRAERERERQARIAEERARREEETAKLRAEEDARKKKILSNKGYGGYLQKVDQKKGKKLTEREKKTKCLMERRKPLNIDHLNQEKLGEKALDLWKWLSQLHAEKFDLAEKLKRQKYDIKVLRNRVNDHQRGAKVTKTTRKTRK, encoded by the coding sequence ATGTGTGACACCATGcagtatgtggaggagtttgagGAGGATGTGaacgaagaagaagaagaagaggatgaGGTTGAAGAAGAGGCTGAGGAGGAGGTTGAAAAAGAGGCTGAGGAGGAAGAAGAAACCGAGGAGAAAGAACAAGAGGGAGATGAAGAAAAAGAGGCAGAAGACATAAAACCCAAGCTCAAGATgtatgttcccaacattatggcACCAAAGCTGCCTGATGGAGAGAAGCTGGACTTTGATGACCTCCACCGGAAGCGTGTGGAGAAGGACTTCAATGAATTACAGAGTCTCATTGAGCTGCACTTCTCCACCAGGCAGAAGGAGGAGGATGATCTCATAGCTTTGAAGAACCGCATTGAGCGGCGTCGAGCCGATCGTGCCGAGCAGCAGCGCATCAGAGCCGAGCGTGAGCGTGAGAGACAGGCACGCATTGCCGAGGAAAGGGCACGACGCGAGGAGGAGACCGCCAAATTACGAGCTGAGGAGGATGCCAGGAAAAAGAAGATCCTTTCAAACAAGGGCTACGGTGGCTACCTGCAAAAGGTGGATCAAAAGAAAGGCAAGAAGTTGACAGAGCGTGAAAAGAAGACCAAATGTCTGATGGAACGTCGCAAGCCCCTCAACATTGATCACCTCAACCAGGAAAAGCTGGGAGAGAAAGCCCTTGACCTTTGGAAGTGGCTCAGCCAACTCCACGCTGAGAAGTTTGACCTGGCTGAGAAACTAAAGAGGCAGAAGTACGACATCAAAGTTCTGCGTAACCGCGTCAATGACCATCAAAGGGGAGCTAAGGTGACCAAGACCACCAGGAAGACCAGGAAATAA
- the si:dkey-222f8.3 gene encoding poly(U)-specific endoribonuclease-C-like isoform X2: protein MARGQGTNQELSDVLNELWKLDVNRMKPGKDYKINLQGKAGFVSEGSNNARDSARAPLFSYVNENKLKSIDTYAHFINLLDNYEMSTGVAEQVTKEELQENNLFLDAILKTEVMKCAHRYLVSKGRASSDPAKFKRQLYDIWFKLYRRDKSGGEDSCGFEHVFVGETKHGKEIMGLHNWVQFYHQEKHNHVDYKGYKARSNKDTPDEDDHVLNLQFSWNGLVKPVGSCFIGVSPEFEVALFTIVFLLSDERVTNVKVKVDEYLLEIVVYRFGYSIGTSYPKMISSNNRDL from the exons ATGGCCAGAGG TCAAGGCACCAATCAGGAGCTCTCAGACGTGCTGAACGAACTCTGGAAGCTGGATGTGAACCGCATGAAACCTGGAAAAGACTATAAAATCAACCTACAA GGAAAGGCTGGCTTTGTATCTGAGGGCAGTAACAATGCCAGGGACAGTGCTAGAGCTCCTCTCTTCTCTTATGTCAATGAAAACAAGCTCAAAAGCATTGATACCTATGCCC ACTTCATAAATCTGCTGGACAACTATGAGATGTCTACAGGAGTGGCTGAGCAGGTGACAAAAGAGGAGCTTCAGGAGAACAATCTATTCCTGGATGCCATTCTGAAGACAGAGGTCATGAAG TGTGCCCACAGGTATTTAGTAAGCAAAGGTCGAGCCTCGTCGGATCCGGCTAAGTTTAAGAGGCAGCTCTATGACATTTGGTTCAAGCTCTATCGCAGAGACAAAAGTGGAGG TGAAGATTCCTGTGGATTTGAGCATGTGTTTGTAGGCGAAACCAAGCATGGTAAAGAGATCATGGGCCTCCACAACTGGGTCCAGTTTTACCATCAGGAGAAACACAATCATGTGGACTACAAAGGATACAAGGCTAGAAGCAACAAGGACACG CCAGATGAGGATGATCACGTCTTAAACCTGCAGTTCAGCTGGAATGGTTTAGTCAAGCCAGTGGGCAGCTGTTTCATAGGCGTCAGCCCAGAGTTTGAGGTGGCTCTGTTTACCATCGTCTTCCTTCTGTCGGATGAGCGTGTGACCAACGTTAAGGTGAAAGTGGATGAGTACCTGCTGGAGATTGTGGTGTACAGATTTGGGTACTCCATTGGGACATCATACCCCAAAATGATCAGCAGCAACAACCGGGATCTCTAG
- the si:dkey-222f8.3 gene encoding poly(U)-specific endoribonuclease-C-like isoform X1, with product MARGSQGTNQELSDVLNELWKLDVNRMKPGKDYKINLQGKAGFVSEGSNNARDSARAPLFSYVNENKLKSIDTYAHFINLLDNYEMSTGVAEQVTKEELQENNLFLDAILKTEVMKCAHRYLVSKGRASSDPAKFKRQLYDIWFKLYRRDKSGGEDSCGFEHVFVGETKHGKEIMGLHNWVQFYHQEKHNHVDYKGYKARSNKDTPDEDDHVLNLQFSWNGLVKPVGSCFIGVSPEFEVALFTIVFLLSDERVTNVKVKVDEYLLEIVVYRFGYSIGTSYPKMISSNNRDL from the exons ATGGCCAGAGG cagTCAAGGCACCAATCAGGAGCTCTCAGACGTGCTGAACGAACTCTGGAAGCTGGATGTGAACCGCATGAAACCTGGAAAAGACTATAAAATCAACCTACAA GGAAAGGCTGGCTTTGTATCTGAGGGCAGTAACAATGCCAGGGACAGTGCTAGAGCTCCTCTCTTCTCTTATGTCAATGAAAACAAGCTCAAAAGCATTGATACCTATGCCC ACTTCATAAATCTGCTGGACAACTATGAGATGTCTACAGGAGTGGCTGAGCAGGTGACAAAAGAGGAGCTTCAGGAGAACAATCTATTCCTGGATGCCATTCTGAAGACAGAGGTCATGAAG TGTGCCCACAGGTATTTAGTAAGCAAAGGTCGAGCCTCGTCGGATCCGGCTAAGTTTAAGAGGCAGCTCTATGACATTTGGTTCAAGCTCTATCGCAGAGACAAAAGTGGAGG TGAAGATTCCTGTGGATTTGAGCATGTGTTTGTAGGCGAAACCAAGCATGGTAAAGAGATCATGGGCCTCCACAACTGGGTCCAGTTTTACCATCAGGAGAAACACAATCATGTGGACTACAAAGGATACAAGGCTAGAAGCAACAAGGACACG CCAGATGAGGATGATCACGTCTTAAACCTGCAGTTCAGCTGGAATGGTTTAGTCAAGCCAGTGGGCAGCTGTTTCATAGGCGTCAGCCCAGAGTTTGAGGTGGCTCTGTTTACCATCGTCTTCCTTCTGTCGGATGAGCGTGTGACCAACGTTAAGGTGAAAGTGGATGAGTACCTGCTGGAGATTGTGGTGTACAGATTTGGGTACTCCATTGGGACATCATACCCCAAAATGATCAGCAGCAACAACCGGGATCTCTAG